From the Cucurbita pepo subsp. pepo cultivar mu-cu-16 chromosome LG05, ASM280686v2, whole genome shotgun sequence genome, one window contains:
- the LOC111794834 gene encoding probable aquaporin TIP2-2: protein MVKLAVGSPADSFSAASLKAYLSEFIATLLFVFAGVGSAIAYGKLTSDAALDPPGLVAVAVAHAFALFVGVSMAANISGGHLNPAVTFGLAIGGNITILTGLFYWIAQSLGSIVACLLLQFVTNGKSIPTHGVAAGLGAIEGVVFEIIITFGLVYTVYATAADPKKGSLGTIAPIAIGFIVGANILAAGPFSGGSMNPARSFGPAVVSGDFSQIWIYWVGPLIGGGLAGLIYGDVFIGSYASVPVSDDYA from the exons ATGGTGAAGTTGGCTGTTGGTTCCCCCGCTGATTCCTTCAGTGCGGCCTCTCTTAAAGCTTATCTCTCTGAGTTCATTGCCACTCTCCTTTTTGTCTTCGCCGGCGTCGGCTCCGCCATCGCCTACG GTAAGTTGACGTCCGATGCGGCGTTGGATCCACCAGGTCTGGTGGCCGTGGCTGTGGCTCATGCATTCGCTCTCTTTGTCGGGGTGTCGATGGCAGCGAACATCTCCGGTGGCCATCTCAACCCCGCGGTGACCTTTGGGTTGGCAATCGGCGGCAACATCACCATCTTGACCGGTTTGTTCTACTGGATCGCCCAGTCGCTTGGCTCCATTGTTGCCTGCCTCCTCCTCCAGTTCGTTACCAACGGCAAG AGCATCCCGACCCACGGCGTGGCAGCGGGATTGGGAGCAATTGAAGGTGTAGTGTTCGAGATCATAATCACCTTCGGTTTGGTGTACACAGTTTACGCTACAGCCGCAGACCCTAAAAAGGGCTCTCTTGGGACCATTGCCCCAATTGCTATTGGGTTCATAGTTGGtgccaacatccttgctgcCGGCCCATTTAGCGGTGGGTCCATGAACCCAGCCCGTTCATTCGGCCCAGCTGTTGTCAGTGGAGACTTCTCTCAGATTTGGATCTACTGGGTCGGCCCACTTATTGGTGGTGGGCTTGCTGGGCTTATCTACGGTGACGTCTTTATTGGGTCTTATGCCTCTGTTCCAGTGTCTGATGACTATGCTTAA
- the LOC111794832 gene encoding VAN3-binding protein-like, whose translation MEKDYCSSWKYSSILGLRNTEEDEEMKIVSSLPSIPQPQTPQEPMEFLARSWSLSASEITKALAQKQKQLYIERSPIAIPEVIEPPQLPGKIMSSVHAWRMGSLGKWFHFHHKEGGNSVDKKKDRARIENARVHSALSVAALAAALAAVVAAENTGGSDSRMGTALASATEILASHCIEMAEFAGADHERVSSVIRSAVDVRSPGDLMTLTAAAATALRGEAAFRSRLPKEGRKIASVSPYDRIMAQNHWATAFNSHMEEQELPCVGELLQFTQKGTLRWKEVSVYINKKSQVIASIKSKHVGGTFSKKNKCMHLISMVSSSYSS comes from the exons atggaaaaggattACTGTTCAAGTTGGAAATATAGCTCAATTCTTGGGCTAAGGAATACGGAGGAAGACGAGGAGATGAAAATTGTGTCATCTTTGCCTTCAATTCCTCAGCCTCAAACTCCACAGGAACCCATGGAGTTCTTGGCCAGGTCTTGGAGTCTATCAGCTTCTGAGATTACAAAAGCTCTTGCTCAAAAGCAGAAGCAGCTTTACATTGAGAGGAGCCCCATCGCAATTCCTGAGGTCATTGAACCCCCACAACTT CCAGGAAAGATTATGAGTTCTGTCCATGCTTGGAGGATGGGATCATTGGGAAAATGGTTTCATTTTCACCACAAGGAGGGTGGTAATAGTGTTGACAAAAAGAAGGATAGAGCAAGAATTGAAAATGCTCGTGTTCATTCTGCTTTATCTGTGGCTGCACTTGCTGCAGCCTTGGCTGCTGTGGTAGCAGCAGAGAACACTGGTGGCTCTGATTCAAGAATGGGCACGGCTCTGGCCTCGGCTACTGAGATTTTGGCATCTCATTGCATAGAGATGGCTGAATTTGCTGGCGCCGACCACGAGCGAGTCAGTTCGGTTATCCGATCCGCAGTCGATGTTCGGAGTCCAGGTGACCTCATGACTTTAACAGCTGCAGCTGCCACAG CTTTGCGAGGAGAAGCCGCTTTCAGATCAAGATTACCGAAGGAAGGCCGAAAGATTGCTTCGGTTAGTCCCTACGATAGGATAATGGCTCAAAATCATTGGGCTACTGCGTTTAATAGCCATATGGAGGAGCAGGAGCTTCCCTGTGTGGGTGAATTGCTGCAGTTTACACAAAAAG GAACCCTGAGATGGAAGGAGGTCTCTGTCTACATCAACAAGAAATCTCAG GTAATAGCATCGATTAAAAGCAAGCACGTCGGAGGGACCTTTtcgaagaaaaacaaatgtaTGCATCTAATATCAATGGTTTCTTCATCCTATTCGTCATGA
- the LOC111794827 gene encoding phosphatidylserine decarboxylase proenzyme 1, mitochondrial, translated as MKFRAPQRIFILPSTSHLNCVRNHGRSFTSVFRRIQTSVQAGASVGGGNGSSQGDSYLVPGATVATLLMLGALHARRLYDDKKVEEARERGIEPEFKSDIKATFLRLIPLRLVSRCWGHLTNVELPVWLRPYVHRAWARAFHSNLEEVALPLDEYASLREFFVRSLKEGCRPIDPDLQCLVSPVDGTVLRFGELKGAGAMIEQVKGFSYSVVALLGAGSLLPMMAGGDTDEEGSGQENSSADSRKKSWWKISLAYPKVLDPVSTCPVKGLFYCVIYLKPGDYHRIHSPVDWQVLVRRHFSGHLFPMNERAVRTIRNLYVENERVVLEGLWQEGYMAIAAIGATNIGSIKLFIEPELRTNKPKRGKSLHSEPPEERVYEPEGVGITLKKGDEMAAFNMGSTVVLVFQAPVSNLHKNGDSRSEFKFSIKRGDRIRAGEALGRWA; from the exons ATGAAATTTAGGGCTCCGCAGAGGATTTTCATACTGCCTTCAACCAGTCACCTGAATTGTGTTCGCAACCATGGTCGAAGCTTCACTTCCGTTTTCAGGAGGATTCAAACTTCCGTACAAGCTGGAGCTTCTGTTGGCGGTGGAAATGGCAGTTCTCAAG GTGACTCCTATTTGGTGCCTGGTGCGACGGTCGCTACTTTATTGATGCTCGGTGCACTTCATGCTCGTCGGCTCTATGATGACAAGAAG GTTGAAGAGGCACGTGAGAGAGGCATAGAGCCTGAATTCAAGTCGGATATTAAA GCAACTTTTTTGAGATTGATACCTTTGCGTTTAGTTTCAAGATGTTGGGGTCACTTGACTAATGTG GAACTTCCTGTCTGGCTGCGTCCATATGTTCATAGGGCATGGGCTCGGGCATTTCATTCAA ATTTAGAAGAAGTAGCTCTTCCTCTGGATGAATATGCTTCATTACGTGAGTTCTTCGTACGTTCCTTAAAGGAGGGTTGCAGGCCTATTGACCCTGATTTACAATGCCTG GTTAGTCCGGTGGATGGTACAGTTTTAAGATTTGGTGAACTGAAAGGAGCAGGGGCAATGATTGAGCAAGTTAAAGGATTTTCATATTCTGTCGTTGCTCTTCTTGGTGCTGGCTCTTTACTTCCCATGATGGCGGGAGGGGATACCGATGAAGAGGGCAGTGGACAAGAAAATAGTTCTGCTGATAGTAGGAAAAAGTCGTGGTGGAAAATTTCTCTGGCTTACCCTAAAGTTTTGGACCCGGTCTCTACATG CCCAGTGAAAGGTCTTTTCTACTGTGTAATATACTTGAAGCCTGGAGATTATCATCGAATACACTCACCAGTTGACTGGCAGGTTCTAGTTCGGCGCCATTTTTCAG GTCACCTATTTCCTATGAATGAGCGCGCTGTTAGAACAATAAGGAACTTATATGTTGAGAATGAAAGG GTTGTGCTTGAAGGTCTATGGCAGGAAGGATATATGGCAATTGCAGCAATTGGGGCGACAAATATTGGATCTATCAAG CTTTTCATTGAGCCAGAGCTACGGACAAACAAACCAAAGAGAGGAAAGTCGCTCCACTCAGAGCCTCCTGAGGAAAGGGTATATGAACCTGAAGGTGTGGGGATAACGCTGAAGAAGGGGGATGAG ATGGCTGCTTTCAACATGGGATCAACAGTGGTACTGGTCTTCCAGGCACCTGTTTCTAATTTACACAAAAATGgggactccagatcagaattCAAGTTTTCTATAAAACGTGGAGACAGAATACGAGCTGGAGAAGCACTGGGAAGGTGGGCATAA
- the LOC111794828 gene encoding uncharacterized protein LOC111794828: protein MATVATVKYGIIGVGMMGREHLLNLYHLRDQDVAVVAIADPHASSQRQALDLAHSLGWKMEVFSGHQELLDSALCDVLVVSSPNMTHYQILMDIINHPRPHHVLVEKPLCTTVAHCKEVVMAAKKREGILVQVGLEYRYMPPVAKLIDIVKGGNLGQVQMVAIREHRFPFLVKVNNWNRFNINTGGTLVEKCCHFFDLMRLFAGANPVRLMASGAIDVNHKDEIYDGKVPDILDNAYVIVEFDNGSRGMLDLCMFAEGSKNEQEISVVGDIGKGEAFVPENIVHFGTRVSGRDGVETLKAEDGRIKYEGLHHGSSYLEHLNFLSAVRAKDRLVPAVDLEDGLISVAMGVAAQLSIETGRFVTIAEVMDK, encoded by the exons ATGGCTACTGTCGCTACAGTCAAGTATGGAATCATTGGAGTGGGGATGATGGGCCGAGAACACCTCCTTAATCTCTACCATCTTCGCGATCAAGACGTTGCCGTTGTCGCCATAGCTGATCCGCACGCTTCATCACAGCGACAAGCCCTTGATTTAGCTCACTCACTTGGCTGGAAAATGGAG GTTTTCTCAGGACACCAAGAGCTTTTGGATAGTGCACTTTGTGATGTATTGGTTGTTTCAAGTCCAAATATGACTCATTATCAAATTCTAATGGATATCATCAACCATCCTAGACCTCATCATGTACTTGTGGAGAAGCCATTATGTACAACAGTTGCTCACTGCAAAGAG GTTGTAATGGCTGCAAAAAAGAGGGAGGGTATTCTGGTTCAAGTTGGACTGGAATACAGATACATGCCACCAGTTGCTAAACTGATTGACATAGTGAAGGGTGGTAATCTTGGACAAGTTCAAATGGTGGCGATTCGTGAACATCGATTTCCTTTCTTGGTTAAG GTCAACAACTGGAACCGTTTCAATATTAATACTGGGGGGACTCTGGTGGAAAAATGCTGCCATTTCTTTGATCTGATGAGGCTGTTTGCAGGTGCAAATCCTGTCCGTTTGATGGCATCTGGAGCCATTGATGTTAATCACAAAGATGAAATATATGATGGGAAG GTTCCAGATATACTTGACAATGCATATGTAATAGTTGAATTTGATAATGGTTCAAGAGGAATGCTGGATCTTTGTATGTTTGCCGAGGGAAGCAAAAACGAGCAAGAGATATCAGTTGTTGGTGATATTGGAAAG GGAGAGGCTTTTGTTCCTGAAAACATTGTCCATTTCGGCACTCGAGTATCTGGAAGAGATGGCGTCGAAACATTGAAAGCAGAGGATGGCAGAATCAA GTACGAAGGTCTGCATCATGGGTCTAGCTATTTGGAACACCTAAACTTTTTATCTGCAGTTAGAGCTAAGGATCGACTAGTTCCAGCAGTGGACTTGGAGGATGGACTGATATCAGTCGCCATGGGAGTTGCTGCACAACTTTCTATAGAGACGGGTCGATTTGTCACCATTGCCGAAGTCATGGATAAGTAG
- the LOC111794796 gene encoding DNA mismatch repair protein MSH4-like: protein MEDDGGERSSYVIGLIENRAKEVGVAAFDLRSASLHLSQYIETSSSYQNTKTLLHFYDPMVILVPPNKLAPDGMVGVSVLVDRFYVTVKKVVMARGCFDDTKGAVLIKNLAAKEPSALGLETYYKQYYLCLAAAAASIKWIEAEKGVIVTNHSLTVTFNGSSDHVSIDATSVHNLEIIEPLHSNLWGTSNKKRSLFHMLKTTKTIGGSRLLRANLLQPLKDIETINARLDCLDELMSNEQLFFGLSQALRKFPKETDRVLCHFCFKQKKVTNEVLGADNAKKSQSLISSIILLKTSLEALPLLSKVLKEAKNFLLANIYNSVCENEKFATIRRRIGEVIDEDVLHARVPFIARTQQCFAVKAGIDGLLDIARRTFCDTSEAIHNLANKYREEYKLPNLKLPFNNRQGFYLSIPRKDVQGKLPSKFIQVLKHGNNIRCSTLELASLNVRNKSAAGECYIRTEICLEGLVDAIREDVSMLTLLAEVLCLLDMMVNSFAHTISSKPVDRYTRPNFTESGPMAIEAARHPILESIHNDFVANSIFLSEASNMIIVMGPNMSGKSTYLQQMCLLVILAQIGCYVPAQFSTLRVVDRIFTRMGTEDSLESNSSTFMTEMKETAFVMQNVSHRSLVVVDELGRATSSSDGFAIAWSCCEYLLSLKAYTIFATHMDGLSELVTIYPNVKILHFHVDIRNNRLDFKFQLKDGIRHVPHYGLLLAEVAGLPSSVIETAKNITSRIMEKEERRMEINYLQYHPIRMAYNVAQRLICLKHSSHDEDSIREALQNLKEGYINGRL from the exons ATGGAAGACGACGGAGGCGAGAGATCGAGCTACGTGATCGGTCTGATCGAGAACAGAGCTAAGGAG GTTGGAGTTGCTGCGTTCGATTTGAGATCAGCTTCACTTCATCTTTCTCAATATATAGAGACCAGCAGCTCCTACCAGAATACAAAAACTTTGCTGCATTTCTATGATCCAATGGTGATTCTAGTTCCTCCCAACAAGCTCGCACCTGATGGCATGGTTGGAGTTTCTGTTTTGGTAGACAGATTTTATGTTACAGTGAAGAAG GTTGTAATGGCTCGTGGTTGCTTTGACGACACAAAg GGTGCTGTTTTGATTAAGAATCTGGCAGCCAAGGAGCCTTCTGCTCTTGGTTTGGAAACTTATTACAAACAGTACTATCTCTGCttggctgctgctgctgctagCATTAAATG GATAGAAGCAGAGAAGGGGGTTATTGTGACCAATCACTCTTTAACG GTCACATTTAATGGTTCATCTGATCATGTGAGCATTGATGCAACGAG TGTTcacaatttagaaattattgaGCCACTTCACTCCAACCTTTGGGGAACAAGCAACAAGAAGAGAAGTCTGTTCCACATGCTCAAGACAACAAAAACTATAGGAGG GTCTAGACTTCTTCGTGCCAATCTTTTGCAGCCATTAAAAGATATTGAAACCATTAATGCCCGTCTGGATTGCCTG gaTGAACTGATGAGCAATGAACAACTGTTCTTTGGGCTCTCTCAAGCTCTCCGTAAATTTCCTAAAGAGACCG ATAGAGTACTTTGCCACTTCTGCTTCAAGCAAAAGAAAGTTACCAATGAAGTTTTGGGTGCTGATAATGCTAAAAAGAGCCAAAGTTTAATATCTAGCATTATTCTGCTGAAAACTTCTCTCGAGGCATTGCCTTTACTTTCAAAG GTGCTTAAAGAAGCAAAGAATTTTCTTCTTGCAAACATCTACAATTCtgtttgtgaaaatgaaaaatttgcaACCATTAGAAGGAG GATTGGGGAGGTTATCGATGAGGATGTTCTTCATGCTAGGGTTCCTTTTATTGCCCGCACTCAGCAGTGTTTTGCGGTCAAGGCTGGAATTGATGGACTGCTTGATATCGCAAGAAGGACTTTCTGTGATACTAGTGAAG CAATACATAATCTTGCTAATAAATACCGAGAGGAGTACAAGCTGCCCAATTTAAAACTGCCATTTAACAATAGACAAGGGTTTTACTTGAGCATTCCTCGGAAAGATGTACAAGGCAAGCTTCCTAGCAAGTTTATTCAG GTCTTGAAGCATGGGAACAATATACGATGCTCTACTCTGGAACTTGCTTCT CTGAATGTTAGAAACAAGTCTGCAGCAGGAGAATGCTATATACGGACAGAAATTTGCCTGGAAG GACTGGTAGATGCCATAAGAGAGGACGTCTCTATGCTCACACTGCTTGCAGAAGTCTTGTGTCTCTTAGATATGATGGTTAATTCTTTTGCACATACAATATCTTCGAAGCCTGTGGATAGATATACTAGGCCAAATTTTACAG AAAGTGGCCCGATGGCAATTGAAGCTGCGAGACACCCAATCCTAGAAAGTATACACAACGATTTTGTT GCTAACAGTATATTTCTATCGGAAGCATCAAACATGATAATTGTCATGGGCCCAAATAT GAGTGGAAAGAGTACCTACCTTCAACAAATGTGCCTTCTAGTTATTCTTGCTCAGATTGGATGTTATGTTCCAGCACAATTCTCAACCTTGAGAGTTGTTGATCGTATATTCACAAGAATGGGCACAGAAGATAGTCTAGAGTCCAACTCCAGCACA TTCATGACAGAGATGAAGGAAACAGCTTTTGTGATGCAGAATGTCTCCCATAG GAGTCTCGTTGTCGTGGATGAACTTGGGAGGGCAACATCTTCTTCCGATGGATTTGCAATTGCATGGAGCTGCTGCGAATATCTTTTATCACTGAAAGC CTATACCATATTTGCCACTCATATGGACGGCCTATCAGAACTAGTAACCATCTATCCAAACGTAAAAATTCTTCACTTTCATGTTGATATAAGGAATAACCGTTTGGATTTCAAG TTTCAACTAAAGGATGGAATTAGACATGTACCACACTATGGCCTTCTATTAGCAGAAGTGGCAGGACTGCCAAGCTCAGTTATTGAAACTGCAAAAAACATTACTTCCAGGATCATGGAAAAG